Proteins from one Gemmatimonadota bacterium genomic window:
- a CDS encoding SDR family oxidoreductase: protein MRLADKTAIVTGAASGIGRGTAERMAREGARVVAVDINEVGLEQTVESIRREGWAATACVADVSRDEQVGHMVQSAVDTYGGLQILHNNAYWHAPGPVCDLAEADWDRTLEVCLKAIYLGCKHAIPVMRESGGGAVVNTASVHSLVGFRDYAAYDAAKGGVVGITRAVAVDYGPDIRSNAVLPGAILTNAWDGLDESVRRPYIDRPPMKRLGLPEDIASAVVFLASDEASFITGASLVVDGGLTIVGDA, encoded by the coding sequence ATGAGACTGGCAGACAAGACGGCGATCGTAACGGGCGCGGCCTCGGGCATCGGACGGGGCACCGCGGAGAGGATGGCGCGGGAAGGCGCCCGGGTCGTGGCCGTGGACATCAACGAAGTGGGACTGGAACAGACCGTCGAATCGATCCGCCGTGAGGGCTGGGCGGCCACAGCCTGCGTCGCCGACGTGAGCCGGGACGAACAGGTCGGGCACATGGTCCAGAGCGCGGTCGACACCTACGGCGGACTGCAGATCCTGCACAACAACGCGTACTGGCACGCGCCCGGACCGGTGTGCGACCTTGCGGAAGCCGATTGGGATAGGACGCTCGAAGTGTGCCTGAAAGCAATCTACCTGGGCTGCAAGCACGCCATCCCGGTCATGCGGGAATCCGGAGGAGGCGCCGTCGTCAACACGGCGTCGGTACACAGCCTGGTGGGATTCCGGGACTACGCCGCCTATGACGCGGCCAAGGGCGGGGTCGTCGGGATCACGCGGGCTGTCGCCGTGGATTACGGACCCGATATCCGCAGCAACGCCGTGCTGCCCGGCGCCATATTGACCAATGCCTGGGACGGCCTAGACGAGTCGGTACGCAGGCCCTACATCGACCGGCCGCCCATGAAACGGCTGGGCCTTCCGGAAGACATCGCGTCCGCCGTGGTGTTTCTCGCGTCCGACGAGGCGTCCTTCATCACCGGCGCCAGCCTCGTGGTCGACGGCGGACTGACCATCGTCGGGGACGCGTAG
- a CDS encoding methionine gamma-lyase (catalyzes the formation of methanethiol and 2-ocobutanoate from L-methionine) has translation MPNDHELRFAADDYQSADNRDFTTDAIHGGYHGTSSAVPIYQGNTNYREGYEGTNSYGRGLDKAGGPTSGALEEQVRILEGAEWAQATSCGMSAVSQTLFGLLRSGDRVVCHETVYAGTHMLFQDVLPVKWGVDVEMVNLCDLDALKKALEKPARMVYFEPYAHSMEFIDLARATEMAHEAGALVVVDNTFLSPYLLRPLQYGADVVLHAMTKYMAGHGDTLSGIVVGCDEEIRKQIHYMRILMGGVLAPMNAFLVHRGLKTLAFRMERHCASGQKVAEYLDRHEKIARVDYLGLQSHPQHEVATGYLRGYGGMMRFFFGSGVSLDTFIGRLKMCKPWYSLGDVETLILPSGEDENGGFGARVSVGLEDPDDIIADLDQALENA, from the coding sequence ATGCCCAACGACCACGAACTGCGATTCGCCGCCGACGACTACCAGTCGGCCGACAACCGGGATTTCACCACGGACGCCATCCACGGAGGTTACCACGGCACGTCGTCCGCGGTGCCGATCTACCAGGGGAACACCAATTACCGGGAGGGTTACGAAGGGACTAACTCCTACGGCCGCGGGCTGGACAAGGCGGGCGGTCCCACCAGCGGTGCGCTCGAAGAACAAGTGAGGATCCTCGAAGGCGCGGAGTGGGCGCAGGCGACCTCGTGCGGCATGTCGGCGGTCAGCCAGACGTTGTTCGGCCTGCTTCGAAGTGGCGACCGGGTGGTCTGCCACGAGACCGTGTACGCCGGTACCCACATGTTGTTCCAGGACGTGCTGCCGGTGAAATGGGGCGTGGACGTCGAGATGGTCAACCTGTGCGACCTGGACGCCCTGAAAAAAGCGCTGGAAAAGCCCGCCCGGATGGTCTATTTCGAACCGTACGCCCACTCCATGGAGTTCATCGACCTGGCCCGAGCCACGGAAATGGCCCACGAAGCCGGCGCGCTGGTCGTGGTGGATAACACCTTTCTCTCCCCCTACCTGCTGCGTCCCCTGCAATACGGCGCCGACGTGGTCCTCCATGCCATGACCAAATACATGGCCGGTCACGGAGACACGCTGTCCGGAATCGTTGTGGGCTGTGACGAAGAGATCCGGAAGCAGATCCACTATATGCGCATCCTGATGGGCGGCGTGCTGGCGCCCATGAACGCCTTCCTGGTGCACCGGGGACTCAAGACCCTGGCTTTCAGGATGGAACGGCACTGCGCCAGCGGCCAGAAGGTAGCCGAATACCTTGACCGGCACGAGAAGATCGCTCGGGTCGACTACCTGGGACTGCAGTCCCATCCCCAACACGAGGTCGCGACCGGGTATCTTCGAGGCTATGGCGGTATGATGCGGTTCTTCTTTGGGTCCGGCGTCTCTCTCGACACTTTCATCGGTCGGCTAAAGATGTGCAAGCCGTGGTACAGCCTGGGCGATGTGGAGACGCTGATCCTGCCCTCGGGCGAGGATGAGAATGGCGGTTTTGGCGCGCGCGTTTCGGTGGGACTGGAAGATCCGGACGACATCATCGCCGATCTGGATCAGGCGCTGGAGAATGCGTAG
- a CDS encoding carbohydrate kinase, translating to MHKISRTVSPFRNIESTGRRVIVGLGELLWDMLPSGPQLGGATANFAYFASLVGEEGIVASRVGRDGLGDRAVDRIAGLGLSADEIQRDEVYPTGTVDVAIGPDGQPDFTINGDVAWEHMAWTPGWAALAKRADAVCFGTVSRHQAGSIGAVTAFLEALRPSALRIFDVNLRQDRYSAALLHDSFQRVHIVKLNDEELYAVCPLLDLGGEDLESMAKRLRAAYDLEVVCVTRGAEGSLLVTASETVAHPGVPVDVVDTIGAGDAFTAVLAIGYLRGVPLERVSEAANRLGAWVASQTGAMPAADEAVCAAVRNTLLEA from the coding sequence ATGCATAAAATCAGCCGGACGGTCAGTCCCTTCCGTAATATTGAATCAACAGGCCGCCGCGTCATCGTCGGCCTGGGCGAGCTACTGTGGGACATGCTGCCCTCGGGTCCCCAGCTCGGCGGTGCCACGGCGAACTTCGCCTATTTCGCGTCCCTCGTGGGTGAGGAGGGCATCGTAGCGAGCCGGGTCGGTCGGGACGGCCTCGGAGACCGGGCCGTGGACCGTATAGCCGGTCTCGGCCTTTCCGCCGACGAGATTCAGCGGGACGAAGTCTATCCCACCGGAACGGTCGACGTAGCCATCGGACCGGACGGGCAGCCCGATTTCACGATCAACGGCGATGTCGCGTGGGAGCACATGGCGTGGACGCCCGGCTGGGCCGCGCTGGCCAAACGGGCGGACGCAGTATGCTTCGGGACGGTATCCCGTCACCAGGCTGGTTCGATCGGTGCGGTCACGGCGTTCCTCGAAGCTTTGAGGCCCTCCGCCTTACGTATCTTCGACGTGAACCTGCGGCAGGACCGGTATTCAGCGGCCCTGCTTCACGATTCCTTCCAGCGTGTCCACATCGTCAAGTTGAACGACGAGGAACTGTACGCGGTCTGTCCCCTGCTGGACCTCGGGGGCGAAGATCTCGAGTCCATGGCCAAGCGGCTGCGCGCAGCTTATGACCTGGAAGTCGTCTGCGTCACTCGCGGCGCGGAAGGCAGCCTGCTGGTCACCGCGTCGGAGACCGTTGCCCACCCGGGCGTGCCGGTCGACGTGGTGGATACCATCGGCGCCGGCGACGCCTTCACCGCGGTCCTGGCCATCGGGTACCTGCGCGGCGTGCCGCTTGAACGCGTGAGCGAAGCCGCCAACCGGCTCGGCGCCTGGGTCGCGTCCCAGACCGGCGCCATGCCGGCGGCCGACGAGGCCGTGTGCGCCGCCGTCCGGAATACCCTCCTGGAAGCGTAA
- the nhaA gene encoding Na+/H+ antiporter NhaA, with protein sequence MSNQKLPFIDAFLRLESASGILLMLATALALIFANSFLEPLYHFLLNIPIQIHIAALDIHKPLQLWINDGLMAIFFFLVGLELKREFLEGELSDRRNIVLPGVGAVGGMIVPALIYFIFNSGDPDALRGWAVPVATDIAFALGVLALLGSRVPISIKVFLTSLAILDDIGAIAIIAVFYAAEISIPALLVAAGCVLVLFFLNNRNWVSHSSYMMVGVVLWIALLKSGVHATLAGVILAVFIPMQSRTDPDVSPLKILEHDLHTVVAFVILPVFAFANAGISFEGMTLDQVLHNVPVGVALGLFLGKQIGIFGLCWMFVRFKWASLPTGMTWTSIYGASALCGIGFTMSLFIGSLAFAEIDTYGLFDERLGIMAGSLLSGVLGYIVLRNCLPPTEKKIEPVGEEVERVV encoded by the coding sequence ATGTCGAATCAGAAACTACCGTTCATCGACGCCTTTTTACGCCTGGAATCCGCCAGCGGCATCCTCCTGATGCTCGCGACCGCGCTGGCCTTGATTTTCGCGAACTCGTTCCTTGAGCCGCTTTACCACTTCCTGCTGAATATCCCGATTCAGATCCACATCGCCGCGCTGGATATCCACAAGCCGCTGCAGCTCTGGATCAACGACGGCCTGATGGCCATCTTCTTCTTCCTCGTCGGCCTGGAACTGAAGCGCGAATTCCTCGAGGGCGAGTTGTCGGACCGGCGGAACATCGTCCTGCCCGGCGTGGGCGCCGTCGGTGGCATGATCGTCCCCGCGTTGATCTATTTCATCTTCAACAGCGGCGATCCTGACGCGTTGCGGGGCTGGGCCGTCCCGGTGGCCACGGATATCGCCTTCGCCCTCGGCGTGCTGGCCCTCCTGGGCTCCCGCGTGCCCATTTCGATCAAGGTCTTCCTCACCTCCCTGGCCATTCTGGACGACATCGGGGCCATCGCGATCATCGCGGTGTTCTACGCGGCGGAAATATCGATACCGGCCCTGCTGGTGGCCGCGGGCTGCGTACTGGTGCTGTTCTTCCTGAACAACAGGAACTGGGTCTCCCACAGCTCCTACATGATGGTCGGCGTAGTATTGTGGATCGCCCTGTTGAAGTCCGGCGTCCACGCGACGCTGGCGGGCGTGATCCTGGCCGTATTCATTCCCATGCAGTCCAGGACCGACCCCGACGTTTCGCCGCTCAAGATCCTGGAGCACGATCTGCATACGGTCGTGGCCTTCGTCATTCTGCCCGTGTTCGCTTTCGCCAACGCCGGGATCAGTTTCGAGGGCATGACGCTCGACCAGGTCCTTCACAACGTTCCCGTCGGTGTGGCGCTGGGCCTGTTCCTGGGTAAGCAGATCGGTATCTTCGGCCTCTGCTGGATGTTTGTCAGATTCAAATGGGCCAGCCTGCCCACGGGCATGACCTGGACGAGCATATATGGAGCCAGCGCCTTGTGTGGCATCGGGTTTACCATGAGCCTCTTCATCGGTTCCCTGGCCTTCGCAGAGATCGACACGTACGGGTTATTCGACGAAAGACTGGGCATCATGGCCGGCTCGCTGCTGTCGGGCGTGCTGGGCTACATCGTCCTGCGTAACTGCCTGCCGCCCACGGAGAAGAAGATCGAGCCTGTTGGGGAAGAGGTCGAGAGGGTGGTGTGA
- a CDS encoding Gfo/Idh/MocA family oxidoreductase, whose product MSNKKKCLMIGGGGMAGAWIRQFYPRFNDRHEIVALVDINTDILHDSGDFLGLPRSRRYTDMASAFGEVEADYCTIVIPPAVHRDAVMQAVEHKLDILSEKPIADTWPACVDIYRAVTETGLKMHVIQNYRYSSRMLTMRQVLRDGELGQINHIQGRFAADYRKYGAWGAFRYEIPHTLLVEGAVHHFDMMRNLSGGDCKTIAGWEWNRPWSTFQGDCCAMYVMDMTNGVKAAYEGSCLGAAEQNSWHREYYRAECEEGAVAIGSDGVTRMYRHTPGKGMHVEDVSPVVPEYDGHQWQINEFLEWIDGGPAPDTRLEHNIRSVAMVFAAIEASCSSRSVDVEEMVGRVTDPV is encoded by the coding sequence GTGTCTAACAAAAAGAAATGCCTGATGATCGGTGGCGGCGGCATGGCCGGCGCATGGATACGCCAATTCTATCCAAGGTTCAACGACCGGCACGAAATCGTCGCCCTGGTGGATATCAATACGGATATCCTCCACGATTCCGGGGATTTCCTGGGGCTTCCACGGAGCCGTCGGTACACGGACATGGCATCCGCCTTCGGGGAGGTGGAAGCGGACTACTGCACGATCGTGATCCCACCGGCCGTCCACCGGGACGCCGTAATGCAGGCGGTGGAGCACAAGCTGGACATCCTGAGTGAAAAACCGATTGCCGACACGTGGCCCGCTTGCGTAGATATATACAGGGCGGTCACGGAAACCGGCCTGAAGATGCACGTGATTCAGAACTACCGTTATTCCAGCCGCATGCTGACCATGCGGCAGGTGCTGCGGGACGGAGAACTCGGACAAATCAACCACATCCAGGGCCGCTTTGCCGCGGACTACCGGAAGTACGGCGCCTGGGGCGCCTTCCGCTATGAAATACCGCACACCCTGCTCGTGGAAGGCGCCGTGCATCACTTTGACATGATGCGGAATCTCTCGGGGGGAGACTGCAAGACGATCGCCGGTTGGGAGTGGAACCGGCCGTGGAGCACCTTCCAGGGGGATTGCTGTGCCATGTACGTGATGGACATGACCAACGGTGTGAAGGCGGCCTACGAGGGTTCGTGCCTGGGCGCCGCCGAGCAGAACAGCTGGCACCGGGAGTACTACCGGGCCGAATGCGAAGAAGGCGCCGTCGCCATTGGAAGCGACGGGGTCACGCGCATGTACCGGCACACGCCCGGCAAGGGCATGCATGTCGAAGACGTCAGCCCGGTCGTTCCCGAATACGACGGGCACCAGTGGCAGATCAACGAGTTCCTGGAGTGGATTGACGGCGGACCCGCGCCGGATACGCGCCTGGAACACAACATCCGCAGCGTGGCCATGGTCTTCGCCGCCATAGAGGCCTCGTGCAGCAGCCGGTCCGTCGACGTGGAGGAGATGGTCGGGCGGGTGACGGACCCGGTCTGA
- a CDS encoding HigA family addiction module antidote protein, whose protein sequence is MPAAFIPPIHPGEILKEEFLEPLGLSQYRVAVDISVSPRRINEIVHGKRAISADTALRLARYFGTTDRFWLNLQTHYDLELQKDRLGERLETEVRVLNRSN, encoded by the coding sequence ATGCCTGCCGCTTTTATTCCCCCTATTCATCCCGGTGAGATCCTTAAGGAAGAGTTTCTCGAACCACTAGGTTTGAGTCAGTATCGTGTTGCCGTGGATATATCCGTTTCCCCGCGCCGTATAAACGAGATCGTGCACGGCAAACGCGCCATTTCGGCCGACACGGCTTTACGGCTGGCTCGCTATTTCGGAACTACGGATCGATTCTGGCTGAATCTGCAGACCCACTATGACCTGGAGTTGCAGAAGGATCGGCTGGGAGAACGATTGGAGACAGAAGTACGCGTGCTGAACCGATCGAACTGA
- a CDS encoding MATE family efflux transporter, whose amino-acid sequence MSVSDTSKPSAQDTVPAFHPTSGSVNQVWLLAYPIILANMSETLLGVVDTYMVGQLGVAEIGAVGLGSMLAWLFYLPFLGLAMGLNTFVAQSYGAGNRKDCGYMTWQGLYMAVASGLLILLVIPFVPLLFDLAGPSAEVRRLGITYLQWRLIDGPAFMVAMTTASFFRGIGDTKTPMKIGITINIINVILNYGLIYGHFGLPRLEVQGSAMGSALAGILGGGIYIVLYLSRWLRPYDNRTVPRPRWLDQVRLLKVGAPIGLQRFLDIGSFVIFAAIIGRLGNAQLAANQIAIQLMSISYMIGLGIGMAAATLVGQYIGAKRIAQAERSAYSALKLAMGIMVFVGLAFLLFPEPLVSLFNDDPAVIRYGRQGLLYAALFQAFDALAVIFIGALRGAGDTRWSAVAAFIGAWVIFLPLTYLLAFTLELDFWGAWLSATIYICLLGIACVYRFRQGAWKRMVI is encoded by the coding sequence ATGAGCGTTTCCGATACATCGAAACCATCGGCCCAGGATACGGTACCCGCCTTTCATCCCACCTCGGGAAGCGTGAACCAGGTGTGGCTGCTGGCCTATCCGATCATCCTGGCCAACATGTCCGAAACGCTGCTGGGCGTGGTCGACACGTACATGGTCGGCCAGCTGGGCGTGGCCGAGATCGGCGCCGTGGGTCTCGGATCCATGCTCGCCTGGCTTTTCTACCTTCCGTTCCTGGGGCTGGCGATGGGGTTGAACACCTTCGTCGCCCAGAGCTACGGCGCGGGCAACCGGAAGGACTGCGGGTACATGACGTGGCAGGGACTGTACATGGCCGTGGCCAGCGGCTTGCTGATCCTGCTCGTCATCCCCTTCGTGCCCCTGTTGTTCGACCTCGCGGGACCCTCCGCCGAAGTGCGGCGCCTGGGGATCACCTATCTGCAGTGGCGGCTGATCGACGGTCCGGCCTTCATGGTCGCCATGACCACGGCCAGCTTCTTCCGCGGGATCGGCGATACGAAGACGCCGATGAAGATCGGCATCACCATCAACATCATCAACGTCATCCTGAATTACGGGCTGATCTACGGCCACTTCGGCCTGCCCCGCCTCGAGGTGCAGGGATCGGCCATGGGATCGGCGCTGGCCGGCATACTGGGCGGCGGTATATATATCGTCCTGTACCTGTCCCGGTGGCTCCGTCCCTACGACAACCGGACCGTGCCGCGGCCCCGGTGGCTGGACCAGGTCCGGCTCTTGAAAGTCGGCGCCCCGATCGGCCTGCAACGGTTTCTCGACATCGGCAGCTTCGTCATCTTCGCCGCCATCATCGGAAGGCTGGGAAACGCCCAGCTGGCCGCGAACCAGATCGCCATCCAGCTGATGTCCATCTCCTACATGATCGGCCTGGGCATCGGCATGGCCGCTGCCACCCTCGTGGGGCAGTATATCGGGGCCAAACGTATCGCGCAGGCCGAACGCAGCGCCTACAGCGCCCTGAAACTGGCGATGGGCATCATGGTCTTCGTCGGCCTGGCGTTCCTGTTGTTTCCCGAGCCGCTGGTCAGCCTGTTCAACGACGACCCCGCCGTCATCCGCTACGGCAGGCAGGGACTGCTGTACGCGGCGCTTTTCCAGGCCTTCGACGCCCTCGCGGTCATATTCATCGGTGCCCTGCGCGGCGCCGGCGACACCCGGTGGTCCGCCGTGGCCGCTTTCATCGGCGCCTGGGTGATCTTCCTCCCCCTGACCTATCTGCTCGCCTTCACCCTGGAACTGGACTTCTGGGGCGCATGGCTGAGCGCGACTATCTACATCTGCCTGCTCGGTATCGCCTGCGTCTACCGGTTCCGGCAGGGCGCCTGGAAGAGGATGGTGATATAG
- a CDS encoding enolase: MKITNVERFTVTVPFTQGQRPMAERTVYNWSVFELCKVTTDAGLVGWGETIVHYIHSRVTDQSVQRVMGKSPADFMQDDTIGAGLQMALYDVVGKALEVPCHKLLGSKARDWVPISWWSNEGPPDDWVRQVRDAVDHGYTTIKLKQRPWHDIHEQMSAIDANVPRHFRVDLDANGSMHNAAAAMPVMRGLEGFDIVAMFETPIPQTDLLGNRQLRQVISRPIAMHFGSPPYTTAIREAVCDGFVVSGGATRVKYQGILSAEANMPFWLQMVGNGLTTTWAAHLGAVLTHATWPAITCINLYRHHLLKQPIEVVGGFHRVPDGPGLGVEVDEEAMHGFLVPDDVMKPFLDRDEPYDFPRPRFIRTAVFPDGHRVHFGNIRHGWELEAYTPGIRTEYWREDGTAEFEDLWRRTRESPVTER, encoded by the coding sequence CTGAAAATCACCAACGTGGAACGCTTCACCGTCACCGTGCCGTTCACGCAGGGACAGCGGCCCATGGCGGAGCGGACGGTATACAACTGGTCCGTCTTCGAACTGTGCAAGGTCACCACCGACGCCGGTCTCGTGGGCTGGGGCGAGACCATCGTCCACTACATCCACTCGCGGGTGACCGACCAGAGCGTGCAGCGCGTCATGGGAAAGAGCCCGGCGGATTTCATGCAGGACGATACGATCGGCGCCGGACTGCAGATGGCTCTTTACGACGTGGTCGGCAAGGCGCTCGAGGTCCCCTGTCACAAGCTGCTGGGCAGCAAGGCGCGGGACTGGGTGCCCATATCCTGGTGGTCCAACGAGGGGCCGCCGGACGACTGGGTCCGCCAGGTCCGGGACGCCGTGGACCACGGGTACACGACCATCAAGCTCAAACAACGGCCCTGGCACGACATCCACGAACAGATGTCGGCGATCGACGCCAACGTGCCGCGCCACTTCCGGGTGGACCTCGACGCCAACGGTTCCATGCACAACGCCGCCGCGGCCATGCCTGTCATGCGCGGCCTGGAGGGGTTCGACATCGTCGCCATGTTCGAGACGCCCATCCCGCAGACCGACCTCCTGGGCAACCGGCAGCTGCGGCAGGTCATCAGCCGCCCCATCGCCATGCATTTCGGTTCTCCACCCTACACCACGGCGATCCGCGAGGCGGTCTGCGACGGTTTCGTCGTCAGCGGCGGCGCCACGCGGGTGAAGTACCAGGGCATCCTCAGCGCGGAGGCCAACATGCCTTTCTGGCTCCAGATGGTCGGCAACGGACTCACCACCACCTGGGCCGCCCATCTCGGCGCCGTGCTCACCCACGCCACCTGGCCCGCCATCACCTGCATCAACCTGTACCGCCACCACCTGCTCAAGCAACCAATCGAGGTCGTGGGCGGTTTCCACCGCGTCCCAGACGGGCCCGGACTGGGCGTCGAAGTGGACGAAGAGGCCATGCACGGGTTCCTCGTCCCGGACGACGTGATGAAGCCCTTTCTCGACCGGGATGAACCCTACGATTTTCCCAGGCCGCGCTTCATCCGCACGGCGGTGTTTCCCGACGGGCATCGCGTCCATTTCGGGAATATCCGCCATGGATGGGAACTGGAGGCCTATACGCCGGGTATCCGAACCGAATACTGGCGGGAGGACGGCACCGCGGAGTTCGAGGACCTGTGGCGCCGCACCCGGGAGTCACCGGTAACCGAGCGTTGA
- a CDS encoding peptidase M42 — protein MSADDHLVSLLQELVYARGPSGQEDEVRAVCERELQSLCDETWVDAAGNVVGLLKGSSPDAPVIRVMAHLDELALVVKRVNEDGTLRVNPLGGIYPANYGQGPVEIIADDGIVPGVLSVGPQHTTADSARIWETKAKGGNVAMDWNHVYVFTRRTAAQLKEAGVHAGTRVVIAQSRRAFWEIEDCIGGYFMDNRAAIAIALGAAARMKDQGVRPAGDAYLVMTTCEEIGGHGASYAARSLPGEVSLAVDSGPACEEYGVALTDEPIVVYGDGRGLYDKAVADRLLACGRALDMEPQCAYWQSYASDATMAKSVGQTPQAGLLCIPTENTHGFEIIPRNSLVRCAALLAAYLQKPE, from the coding sequence ATGTCCGCCGACGACCACCTCGTTTCACTGCTCCAGGAACTCGTTTACGCCCGAGGGCCGTCAGGCCAGGAGGACGAGGTGCGGGCGGTCTGCGAACGGGAGTTGCAGTCCCTGTGCGACGAGACCTGGGTCGACGCCGCCGGCAACGTCGTCGGCCTGCTGAAGGGATCCTCGCCAGACGCCCCGGTGATCCGCGTGATGGCCCACCTGGACGAACTGGCCCTGGTCGTCAAGCGCGTCAACGAGGACGGCACGCTCCGGGTCAATCCTCTCGGTGGCATCTATCCCGCCAACTACGGGCAGGGCCCCGTGGAGATCATTGCGGACGACGGCATCGTTCCTGGCGTTCTCTCCGTCGGTCCGCAGCACACGACGGCCGATTCCGCGCGGATCTGGGAGACCAAGGCCAAGGGCGGCAACGTGGCCATGGACTGGAATCACGTGTACGTCTTCACGCGCCGGACGGCGGCGCAGCTGAAGGAGGCGGGCGTGCACGCCGGAACGCGGGTCGTCATCGCCCAATCGCGGCGCGCTTTCTGGGAAATCGAAGACTGCATCGGCGGGTATTTCATGGACAACCGGGCGGCCATCGCCATCGCCTTGGGTGCCGCCGCGCGCATGAAGGACCAGGGCGTCCGGCCCGCGGGCGATGCCTACCTCGTGATGACCACCTGCGAGGAGATCGGCGGCCACGGCGCTTCGTACGCCGCGCGGTCCCTGCCCGGCGAGGTATCCCTGGCCGTGGATTCCGGCCCGGCCTGCGAGGAGTACGGCGTGGCGCTCACGGACGAACCCATCGTGGTCTACGGCGACGGGCGGGGACTCTACGACAAAGCCGTCGCGGACCGCCTGCTGGCGTGCGGACGGGCGCTGGACATGGAGCCCCAGTGCGCGTACTGGCAGAGCTACGCCTCGGACGCCACCATGGCCAAGTCCGTGGGGCAGACGCCCCAGGCCGGCCTCCTGTGCATCCCCACGGAGAACACCCACGGATTCGAGATCATCCCCCGCAACAGCCTGGTCCGGTGCGCCGCCCTGCTGGCGGCCTACCTGCAAAAACCGGAGTAA